A stretch of [Limnothrix rosea] IAM M-220 DNA encodes these proteins:
- the aroF gene encoding 3-deoxy-7-phosphoheptulonate synthase: MIVVMKVGSPEAEINRLSGELEELGLTPEKIVGAHKVVIGLVGDTAAFNIERIQELSPWIENVLRVEKPFKRVSLEYRHGEYSDVVVPTPNGDVTFGPNHPVVVVAGPCSVENEDMIVETALRVKAAGAKFLRGGAYKPRTSPYAFQGHGESALELLAAARDASGLGIITEVMDTADVEKIAEVADVLQVGARNMQNFALLKKVGGQDKPVLLKRGMAATIDDWLMAAEYILAEGNSNVILCERGIRTFDSKYTRNVLDISVVPVLRSLTHLPMMLDPSHGTGKSQFVLPMAKAAIAAGTDSLMIEVHPNPAKALSDGPQSLTPDAFDAVMKELAEFEKLTGRTQKELAIA, translated from the coding sequence ATGATCGTTGTCATGAAAGTTGGTTCACCAGAAGCGGAAATCAATCGCTTAAGCGGTGAACTAGAAGAGTTGGGTTTGACTCCTGAAAAGATTGTCGGTGCCCACAAAGTTGTCATTGGTCTAGTTGGTGACACAGCGGCCTTTAATATTGAGCGAATTCAAGAGTTGAGTCCTTGGATTGAGAATGTTTTGCGTGTAGAGAAGCCCTTTAAACGAGTTAGTTTAGAATATCGCCACGGCGAGTATAGTGATGTCGTTGTCCCGACACCAAACGGCGATGTAACCTTCGGCCCGAACCATCCTGTTGTTGTGGTTGCCGGCCCCTGCTCTGTTGAGAATGAAGACATGATTGTCGAGACAGCGCTACGGGTGAAAGCTGCTGGTGCAAAGTTCTTGCGTGGTGGTGCTTACAAGCCGAGAACCTCTCCCTATGCTTTCCAAGGTCATGGTGAAAGTGCCCTAGAATTATTGGCTGCAGCTCGCGATGCGTCCGGTCTTGGCATTATCACTGAGGTGATGGATACGGCTGATGTGGAGAAAATTGCAGAGGTTGCTGATGTGCTCCAAGTAGGGGCGCGCAACATGCAGAACTTTGCCCTCCTCAAGAAAGTGGGTGGGCAGGATAAGCCGGTTCTCTTAAAGCGTGGTATGGCGGCGACCATCGATGATTGGTTAATGGCGGCGGAATACATCCTCGCGGAAGGCAACAGTAATGTCATCCTTTGTGAGCGCGGTATTCGCACCTTTGATAGTAAGTACACTCGTAATGTTCTGGATATTTCTGTGGTGCCTGTACTCCGCAGTTTGACTCATCTCCCCATGATGCTTGACCCCAGTCACGGTACTGGTAAGTCTCAGTTTGTTTTGCCCATGGCAAAGGCGGCGATCGCCGCAGGTACGGACTCTCTCATGATCGAGGTTCACCCCAATCCGGCAAAAGCCCTTTCTGATGGCCCCCAGTCCCTCACTCCGGATGCTTTTGATGCAGTAATGAAGGAGTTGGCTGAGTTTGAAAAGCTCACTGGTCGTACCCAGAAGGAGTTGGCGATCGCCTAA
- the thiO gene encoding glycine oxidase ThiO has protein sequence MAEHSDILILGGGIIGLSIAVELQQQGRQVMVLNRRFTEAASHAAAGMLAPQAERLTGAMLELGRRSRDLYPAWSQKIEQLSGMDVGYLPCGIFAPCEEKPANINAQENGTWLNRTKLDFYQPNLGESVVGAWWYPEDGQVDNRQLTQALLQAAQGLDVTLREGVTVLGLQQAQGKVQSIQTDQGQFTADHYILAAGSWSAQITPLPVYPIKGQMLALQMSTPDSLKRVLYGDGIYLVPRQDGTLIVGATAEEVQWQPNNTPKGIKYLLDKTIRLLPEAKDWDIKEFWWGYRPATADELPILGASPCANLTYATGHYRNGILLAPITAKLIGDRLSTGQDDPLLKHFSCQRFFENNQSMNNGSNGAATLYAAPREKNLGTLPADDQLVIAGRTFRSRLMTGTGKYPSIPVMQDSVDASGCEIVTVAVRRVQTKAPGHEGLAEALDWNKIWMLPNTAGCKTAEEAIRVARLGREMARLLGQEENNFVKLEVIPDAKYLLPDPIGTLEAAEILVKEGFAVLPYINADPLLAKRLEEVGCATVMPLGSPIGSGQGIQNEANIKIIIEQSNIPVVIDAGIGSPSEAALGMEMGADALLINSAIALAQNPVQMGRAMGLATEAGRLSYLAGRIPVKNMAIASSPQTGVVS, from the coding sequence ATGGCAGAGCATTCGGATATTTTGATTTTAGGGGGCGGCATTATTGGTCTTAGTATTGCCGTCGAATTACAACAGCAAGGTCGGCAGGTGATGGTGCTCAATCGGCGTTTTACTGAGGCGGCTAGTCACGCGGCAGCGGGGATGTTGGCTCCGCAGGCAGAACGCTTAACTGGAGCTATGCTTGAATTGGGACGGCGATCGCGGGATCTTTATCCTGCATGGTCTCAGAAAATTGAACAGCTCAGCGGCATGGATGTCGGGTATTTGCCCTGCGGTATTTTTGCACCCTGTGAGGAGAAACCAGCGAATATTAACGCTCAGGAAAATGGCACTTGGCTAAATCGTACGAAGCTTGATTTTTATCAGCCAAATCTTGGGGAGTCGGTGGTTGGCGCTTGGTGGTATCCAGAAGATGGGCAAGTGGATAATCGCCAATTAACCCAAGCACTTTTACAGGCGGCTCAAGGTCTTGATGTAACTCTCAGAGAAGGGGTGACAGTCCTCGGTTTACAGCAAGCCCAAGGGAAAGTTCAATCTATACAAACCGATCAAGGACAGTTTACCGCCGATCATTATATTTTGGCGGCAGGGTCTTGGTCAGCGCAGATTACGCCTTTGCCTGTATATCCAATTAAAGGGCAAATGTTGGCGTTACAGATGTCCACACCAGACAGCCTCAAACGGGTGCTTTACGGCGATGGCATTTACCTTGTGCCCCGTCAGGACGGCACATTAATCGTCGGCGCAACGGCAGAAGAGGTGCAATGGCAGCCCAACAATACTCCCAAAGGCATCAAATATTTGCTGGATAAAACGATTCGTTTATTGCCGGAAGCCAAGGATTGGGATATTAAAGAATTTTGGTGGGGCTATCGTCCGGCAACGGCTGATGAGTTACCTATCCTCGGAGCTTCTCCTTGCGCTAATTTGACCTACGCAACCGGACATTATCGCAATGGTATTTTGCTAGCGCCTATCACTGCCAAATTAATCGGCGATCGCCTAAGCACTGGACAAGATGACCCCTTGCTAAAACATTTTTCCTGTCAACGCTTTTTTGAGAATAATCAATCTATGAATAACGGTTCTAATGGTGCCGCAACCCTCTATGCTGCTCCCCGTGAAAAGAATTTAGGAACATTACCCGCTGATGACCAATTAGTGATAGCAGGACGGACATTCCGATCGCGACTCATGACAGGTACAGGAAAATATCCTTCTATTCCGGTCATGCAGGACAGCGTCGATGCTAGTGGCTGTGAAATTGTGACTGTGGCTGTGCGCCGCGTTCAAACGAAAGCTCCGGGTCATGAAGGATTAGCAGAAGCCCTCGATTGGAACAAGATTTGGATGTTGCCCAATACTGCGGGTTGTAAAACGGCTGAAGAAGCAATTCGGGTGGCGCGGCTCGGTCGGGAAATGGCACGACTTTTAGGTCAAGAGGAAAATAATTTCGTCAAGCTCGAAGTGATTCCCGATGCGAAATATCTTTTGCCTGACCCCATCGGCACTCTCGAAGCAGCCGAAATATTAGTAAAAGAAGGCTTTGCGGTGTTGCCCTACATCAATGCAGATCCTTTATTAGCGAAACGTCTCGAAGAAGTAGGCTGTGCGACGGTAATGCCTTTGGGTTCGCCCATTGGTTCCGGTCAAGGCATTCAAAACGAAGCCAATATCAAAATCATTATCGAGCAAAGTAATATTCCCGTTGTCATCGATGCCGGGATTGGTTCCCCCAGTGAAGCGGCTTTGGGCATGGAAATGGGTGCTGATGCATTGTTAATTAATTCGGCGATCGCCCTAGCTCAGAACCCTGTTCAGATGGGTCGCGCGATGGGTTTAGCCACAGAAGCCGGTAGATTGTCCTATCTTGCTGGACGTATCCCCGTCAAAAATATGGCGATCGCCTCTTCCCCCCAAACGGGCGTTGTGTCCTAA
- a CDS encoding fasciclin domain-containing protein codes for MRSTLTALTTGLGFLLYAAMVLPTTVQAQEVPSSSSTLEMAQVSAPSIVDIATSDEVFSTLVTALQAGDLVDTLSGDGPFTVFAPINPAFAALSEGTLETLLMPENKALLQEILTYHVISGNITSSDLTEGKVSTIAGSDLMVSLEDGVKINNANVLAADIKAGNGVIHVIDAVLLPPSESTEATEMEDSMTEVAVTSPVSMPVSLNIVELAAGNTTFATLVAAVTAGDLVDTLSGEGPFTVFAPTNEAFAALPEGTVETLLMPENKALLQEILTYHVVSGKVTSGDLTAGAVPTVQGDSVMVSLDDGVKINGANVIAADVMVSNGVIHVIDTVIMPEE; via the coding sequence AAGTCCCCTCCAGTAGCTCGACCCTCGAAATGGCTCAAGTTTCCGCTCCGAGCATTGTTGACATTGCAACTAGTGATGAAGTTTTTTCTACCTTGGTCACAGCACTGCAAGCGGGAGACCTAGTTGACACCTTATCTGGAGATGGTCCCTTTACCGTTTTTGCACCAATCAATCCTGCCTTTGCCGCTCTGTCTGAAGGCACTCTTGAAACCCTTTTGATGCCCGAAAACAAAGCATTATTACAAGAAATTTTGACCTACCACGTCATCAGCGGCAACATCACCTCTAGTGATTTAACCGAAGGTAAAGTCTCTACCATTGCAGGCAGTGACCTCATGGTTTCCCTAGAAGACGGTGTCAAAATCAACAACGCGAACGTCCTTGCTGCTGACATTAAAGCAGGGAACGGTGTTATTCATGTTATCGATGCCGTCCTGCTACCCCCTAGCGAGTCCACCGAGGCGACGGAAATGGAAGACTCCATGACAGAAGTTGCCGTGACAAGCCCAGTGTCAATGCCTGTCAGCCTAAATATTGTTGAATTAGCGGCTGGTAATACAACCTTTGCAACCTTAGTGGCGGCGGTAACGGCGGGTGATTTAGTCGACACCTTATCTGGAGAAGGCCCTTTTACTGTTTTTGCACCGACCAATGAAGCTTTTGCGGCACTTCCTGAAGGCACGGTAGAGACATTACTTATGCCTGAAAACAAAGCATTACTCCAAGAAATTCTGACCTATCATGTCGTGAGCGGTAAGGTGACTTCTGGTGATCTAACCGCTGGTGCTGTGCCTACGGTTCAAGGTGATAGTGTGATGGTTTCCCTAGACGATGGCGTTAAAATCAATGGTGCAAATGTCATTGCTGCTGATGTGATGGTTAGCAATGGTGTGATTCACGTTATTGACACAGTGATCATGCCGGAGGAGTAA